One Granulicella sp. 5B5 DNA window includes the following coding sequences:
- a CDS encoding CYCXC family (seleno)protein — protein sequence MRRILGCLVLALVAVAASAQFSDPASDVPAYNVGSPKGPMTPILHGQQLTGPNFTHSYQVAAYKMAAKIPAVLHQEPCYCRCDRALGHDSLHACFAGLHGAECSTCMQEGVYTYRETMQGESPAQIRAGIERGEFLKVDLNTITMPHK from the coding sequence ATGCGACGTATTTTGGGATGCCTGGTGTTAGCTCTCGTGGCAGTGGCGGCTTCGGCGCAGTTCTCCGATCCAGCCAGCGATGTGCCTGCGTATAACGTGGGCTCGCCGAAGGGGCCGATGACGCCGATTTTGCATGGCCAACAACTGACCGGGCCGAACTTTACGCATAGCTATCAAGTGGCAGCCTACAAAATGGCGGCGAAGATCCCTGCGGTGCTGCATCAGGAGCCTTGCTACTGCCGCTGCGACCGCGCACTGGGGCACGACAGCCTTCATGCCTGTTTTGCAGGGTTGCATGGAGCGGAGTGCTCGACCTGCATGCAGGAGGGCGTATATACCTACCGTGAGACGATGCAGGGTGAATCGCCGGCGCAGATCCGCGCGGGGATTGAGCGCGGAGAGTTTCTGAAGGTAGACCTGAATACGATCACGATGCCGCACAAGTAA
- a CDS encoding EamA family transporter — protein sequence MGWVFWAMLSAVFAAGTALLAKVGVEKIDSNLATAIRTTVVLIFTWVIVLGSDVARLHEGLGLPAISRRSWLFLVLSGVCTGASWLCYFRALQMGPVSGVAPIDKLSVALVIVAGWVFFGESMTPAKVIGGVLVTTGALVIAFG from the coding sequence ATGGGCTGGGTCTTCTGGGCGATGCTGTCGGCGGTGTTTGCAGCGGGGACGGCGCTGCTGGCGAAGGTGGGCGTCGAGAAGATTGATTCCAATCTGGCGACGGCGATCCGCACTACCGTCGTGCTGATCTTTACGTGGGTGATTGTGCTAGGCAGCGACGTTGCACGGCTGCATGAAGGGCTGGGACTGCCGGCGATCTCGCGACGAAGCTGGCTGTTTTTGGTGCTGTCGGGTGTGTGTACGGGCGCGAGTTGGCTGTGCTACTTTCGTGCGCTGCAGATGGGACCGGTGAGCGGCGTGGCACCGATCGACAAGCTGAGTGTGGCTCTGGTGATTGTGGCCGGGTGGGTGTTCTTTGGCGAGAGCATGACGCCAGCGAAGGTGATCGGCGGAGTCCTGGTGACGACGGGTGCGCTGGTGATTGCGTTCGGGTGA
- a CDS encoding DUF190 domain-containing protein: protein MQSIGPAQKVSIYIAEGARHHHTDAATAILDFLFRNGVSGATVLKGVAGFGAEHRLHAESIVSISDHLPVKLEFIESSQKVQELLPQLSKMCGTGMIEVQETTIVKAAGSIAT from the coding sequence ATGCAATCCATTGGCCCAGCTCAAAAGGTATCGATCTACATTGCGGAAGGCGCCCGCCACCATCACACCGATGCGGCCACGGCGATCCTCGACTTCCTATTCCGCAACGGCGTCTCCGGTGCGACCGTCCTCAAGGGTGTCGCAGGCTTCGGCGCGGAACACCGTCTGCATGCCGAGTCCATCGTCTCCATCTCCGATCACCTTCCCGTCAAATTGGAGTTCATCGAGTCGTCGCAGAAGGTTCAGGAACTGCTCCCGCAGTTGTCAAAGATGTGCGGCACCGGCATGATCGAAGTGCAGGAGACCACCATCGTCAAAGCCGCGGGTAGCATCGCCACCTAA
- the crcB gene encoding fluoride efflux transporter CrcB yields MRRYLLIALGGALGALLRYIVGASMAQRFGARFAFGTLTINISACFIIGLVLEYFNRHAGLSDAWRYLIPIGFIGAYSTFSTFEYEAWQDITRGAYWNSLLYVTLSLVGGFIAVALGAATARAIQ; encoded by the coding sequence TTGCGACGCTATCTACTGATCGCACTAGGCGGCGCTCTCGGGGCTTTGCTGCGGTACATTGTAGGGGCTTCCATGGCGCAGCGATTCGGTGCACGCTTCGCCTTTGGCACGCTGACCATCAATATCAGTGCATGCTTCATCATCGGGCTCGTGCTGGAGTACTTCAACCGCCACGCCGGGCTCAGCGATGCCTGGCGTTATCTCATCCCCATCGGCTTCATAGGCGCCTACTCAACGTTCTCCACCTTCGAGTACGAAGCCTGGCAGGACATTACCCGAGGCGCCTACTGGAACAGTCTGCTCTACGTTACGCTCAGCCTCGTCGGAGGCTTCATCGCCGTCGCACTAGGTGCAGCTACCGCCCGCGCCATTCAATAG
- a CDS encoding voltage-gated chloride channel family protein: MFENKFRRSNSEQLSLLIELGRWIPVSALVGVLAGSASALLLVSLEFATKVREAHPWMILLLAPVGGVVGMLYKHLGASVEAGNNLILDQVHDPTKTIPLRMTPLILLGTFLTHLFGGSAGREGTAIQTGASLADQLARPFRMAAHDRRILLMAGISAGFGSVFGVPMAGAVFGIEVLAIGKLNYDAIAPCFLASFVGDMVTRAWGVHHTLYVVSDTPPMTVERLLLSMLAGIAFGVCGMAFAKCTHWISHTARRHIANAPLRPVVGGLLVTAAVFGIGYQHTAKYLGLGVPTIVAAFHGRLPVYDFAGKFIFTSVTLGTGFKGGEVTPLFYIGSTLGNALSRVLMLPPSLLAGMGFVAVFAGAANTPIASTLMAVELFGAEAGAYAGIACVISYLFSGHSGIYHAQRVGRSKHPGSTAEEGLSLAMVVEMREVDETVLLDTVNAAGYIGGDAMEDLTILRLYFSSSEMRKSDTWWKRFAPQSLGPYLLEQAKEHGIEQALLHRVIGGYLNNQDLAMDTGEIPSSRLPQCLELVGEEADVQAFLRDNSSQLSNVRKVFLRGQDAIVEAAIERSEIEQTLEMEQNEDFRSSSKND; the protein is encoded by the coding sequence TTGTTCGAAAATAAGTTTCGCAGGTCCAACAGTGAGCAGCTCTCTCTGCTGATCGAGCTTGGACGATGGATACCGGTGTCTGCATTGGTCGGCGTGCTGGCTGGTTCTGCTTCGGCGCTGCTGCTGGTATCGCTGGAGTTCGCGACGAAGGTTCGCGAGGCACACCCATGGATGATCCTGCTGCTGGCGCCTGTCGGCGGCGTAGTGGGCATGCTCTATAAGCACCTGGGTGCTTCGGTGGAAGCCGGCAACAACCTGATCCTCGACCAGGTGCACGATCCCACCAAGACAATCCCTCTGCGGATGACGCCGCTGATTCTGCTCGGCACCTTTCTGACACATCTGTTTGGCGGTTCGGCAGGGCGCGAAGGCACGGCGATCCAGACAGGCGCGTCTCTGGCGGACCAACTGGCGCGTCCGTTCCGCATGGCTGCTCACGATCGCCGCATCCTGCTGATGGCTGGCATCAGTGCTGGGTTTGGCTCGGTGTTTGGTGTGCCGATGGCTGGGGCCGTGTTCGGTATCGAAGTGCTGGCAATCGGCAAGTTGAATTACGACGCGATCGCTCCGTGCTTTCTTGCATCATTTGTGGGAGACATGGTGACGCGAGCATGGGGTGTGCACCATACGCTCTATGTCGTCTCCGATACACCACCGATGACTGTGGAACGGCTGCTGCTGTCGATGCTTGCAGGCATAGCCTTTGGGGTGTGCGGCATGGCGTTCGCAAAGTGTACGCACTGGATATCGCATACTGCGCGGAGGCATATTGCCAACGCTCCTCTGCGTCCTGTGGTTGGCGGGTTGTTGGTCACGGCAGCGGTGTTTGGGATTGGCTATCAGCACACGGCGAAGTATCTCGGCCTGGGCGTCCCGACCATCGTTGCTGCCTTCCATGGCCGTCTGCCGGTCTATGACTTTGCCGGAAAGTTCATCTTCACGTCCGTGACGTTGGGGACGGGGTTCAAAGGCGGTGAGGTAACACCGTTGTTCTACATCGGGTCTACGCTCGGCAATGCGCTGTCGAGAGTGCTCATGCTGCCGCCGTCACTGCTTGCCGGAATGGGATTTGTAGCTGTATTTGCTGGTGCAGCGAATACGCCGATCGCTTCGACGCTGATGGCAGTGGAGCTGTTTGGAGCGGAGGCCGGTGCCTATGCTGGGATCGCGTGCGTGATCAGCTATCTGTTCTCAGGGCACTCCGGCATCTACCATGCGCAGCGTGTGGGAAGAAGCAAACATCCTGGCAGCACCGCTGAAGAAGGACTGTCTCTCGCAATGGTTGTGGAGATGCGCGAGGTGGATGAAACGGTGCTGCTCGATACGGTAAATGCCGCTGGCTACATAGGAGGAGACGCGATGGAAGACCTGACAATACTGAGGCTGTACTTCTCTTCGTCGGAGATGCGCAAGTCCGACACATGGTGGAAACGGTTCGCTCCGCAAAGTCTGGGGCCATATCTGTTGGAACAGGCTAAGGAGCATGGCATCGAGCAGGCATTGCTGCATCGTGTGATCGGCGGTTATCTCAACAACCAGGACCTCGCCATGGACACGGGGGAGATTCCATCCTCCAGGCTGCCACAATGTCTTGAGCTGGTGGGCGAAGAAGCTGATGTGCAGGCATTTCTTCGAGACAACAGCAGCCAATTAAGCAATGTGCGCAAGGTGTTTTTACGTGGACAGGATGCCATCGTCGAAGCCGCAATTGAACGCTCAGAGATTGAACAGACGCTTGAGATGGAACAGAATGAAGACTTCCGTTCTTCTTCAAAAAATGACTAG
- a CDS encoding OmpA family protein yields the protein MREHDEDSRHERWTVSYADFMTLLFALFVVLFASSEHDRHSIQSVSSAVKQGFEHPGDDTSEPGVPMQLQPFTPSGLLHVSAGVNVVQLQRDLTGALGDAIRRQEVVLRMTPDGFVISLRELGFFNSGQAVLLPGAAQKVISIGEVLKKYRLNMRIEGHTDNVPIHNSDFNSNWDLSTARANSVAMMLIDEAHFDPAKLSIAGYGEYHPVSSNDNPAGRQANRRVDIVILSTEISGKR from the coding sequence GTGCGTGAGCACGATGAAGATTCGCGCCATGAACGATGGACGGTCTCTTACGCCGATTTCATGACCCTCCTCTTTGCGCTGTTTGTTGTTCTCTTTGCCTCCTCCGAGCACGATAGGCACTCCATCCAGAGTGTGTCGTCCGCTGTAAAGCAAGGCTTCGAGCATCCTGGGGATGACACCTCCGAACCGGGAGTACCGATGCAGCTGCAGCCCTTCACTCCATCCGGACTGCTCCATGTCAGCGCGGGCGTCAACGTCGTGCAGTTGCAGCGCGATCTCACTGGCGCGTTGGGGGACGCCATTAGACGCCAGGAGGTTGTCCTGCGTATGACGCCGGATGGTTTTGTGATCAGTTTGCGTGAGTTAGGGTTCTTCAATAGCGGCCAGGCAGTGCTGCTGCCGGGCGCAGCTCAGAAGGTGATCAGCATTGGCGAGGTCCTCAAAAAATATCGACTCAACATGCGCATCGAAGGGCACACCGACAATGTCCCCATTCACAACAGCGACTTTAACTCCAATTGGGATCTCTCAACAGCACGTGCAAACTCCGTGGCAATGATGTTGATCGACGAGGCCCACTTCGATCCGGCCAAGCTCTCCATCGCAGGCTATGGCGAATATCATCCCGTCAGCAGCAACGACAACCCCGCAGGACGCCAGGCCAATCGCCGTGTCGACATCGTTATCCTGTCTACGGAGATTTCAGGAAAGCGCTAG
- a CDS encoding flagellar motor protein gives MVKRSAIGGVLISLAVIAFGLYLDGGKIAQMLQPTAALIVLGGTLGAVVVQFPLPIVVRSARQLKTVFFGADDVMSQRINDISRFAAQARRSGVVSLDHEMESVEDPFLRLCIGLIVDGVKSDPLRAIAGTAMESEATRDALSSRVYDAAGGFAPTVGILGAVIGLIQVMQRMQNISEVGQGIAVAFVATLYGVGVANLFFLPCAGRIKLINAKRQLVREMTLEGAACIAEGLNPRAVEQRLMAFTETPTRSFDNTWTVR, from the coding sequence ATGGTGAAGAGAAGCGCTATCGGCGGAGTCCTCATCTCCTTGGCCGTCATCGCATTCGGTCTCTATCTGGACGGTGGCAAGATAGCGCAGATGCTTCAGCCAACAGCGGCCCTGATTGTGCTGGGTGGAACTCTGGGGGCGGTGGTGGTTCAGTTTCCGCTGCCCATTGTCGTGCGCTCTGCACGGCAACTCAAGACAGTCTTTTTCGGTGCGGACGATGTTATGTCGCAACGCATCAACGATATCTCTCGTTTTGCCGCCCAGGCCCGTCGTAGCGGAGTCGTCTCTCTTGACCACGAGATGGAGTCTGTCGAAGACCCATTCCTTAGGCTTTGTATCGGCCTTATCGTCGACGGTGTAAAGTCCGATCCTCTGCGCGCGATTGCCGGCACGGCCATGGAAAGCGAAGCAACCCGGGACGCCCTGTCGTCGCGCGTCTATGATGCTGCCGGAGGCTTCGCTCCTACCGTAGGCATTCTTGGAGCTGTCATTGGCCTCATCCAGGTCATGCAACGTATGCAGAATATTAGTGAGGTAGGTCAGGGAATCGCTGTTGCTTTTGTTGCAACGCTCTATGGTGTAGGAGTTGCAAACCTCTTCTTCTTGCCTTGTGCCGGGCGGATCAAACTCATCAACGCGAAACGACAGCTTGTGCGCGAGATGACGCTCGAAGGCGCTGCCTGTATCGCCGAAGGGCTGAACCCACGCGCAGTCGAACAGCGGCTGATGGCATTCACTGAGACTCCAACCCGCTCCTTCGACAATACGTGGACTGTGCGATGA
- a CDS encoding flagellar export chaperone FliS — MKKTLEISYRMAAVDPASPIALLLALYDTLVGNLYRAAAAIRAGDIDVRCAQLSHAYLVLGQLESWLDYAHDQRLSESLATFYAHLRTQMLKASIARDASVMDNLVPLVLQIRATWQQREEGLDKHRQLPDEDGARPVYRTSTASSTNAGVALSQTA, encoded by the coding sequence ATGAAAAAGACACTGGAAATCAGCTATCGCATGGCGGCGGTCGACCCTGCCAGTCCCATCGCTCTCCTTCTCGCTCTGTATGACACACTGGTCGGAAATCTGTACAGAGCGGCGGCTGCTATTCGGGCCGGCGACATTGACGTTCGTTGCGCGCAACTGAGCCATGCCTATCTGGTTCTCGGGCAGCTCGAGAGCTGGCTCGATTATGCACACGATCAGCGGCTCTCGGAGAGCCTCGCGACTTTCTATGCGCACCTTCGCACGCAGATGCTCAAAGCTTCGATTGCACGAGATGCCTCTGTGATGGACAACCTTGTTCCTCTCGTTCTTCAGATTCGGGCCACATGGCAGCAGCGCGAGGAAGGATTAGACAAACATCGCCAGCTTCCCGATGAAGATGGCGCGCGGCCTGTGTATCGAACGTCCACGGCCTCGAGCACGAACGCCGGCGTGGCACTCTCTCAGACAGCTTAG
- the fliD gene encoding flagellar filament capping protein FliD, translated as MSSVSALNSLLSSSSDNTSGIDISSILAAMVGAQTPGIDVSSAVSAAVTAARAPEQVWEADQTTLSSQYSELQSIQSAATSLQTDMQNLNSLSGPLSERTVTSSVASAVTATAAAGTTLGNHQVTVNSLATKASWYSDEQSSASATLPSGSFTITTSTGSTTVNTGSGGDASLSDVVSDINSQNLGVTASVVTDANGARLSLVSDTSGSGGNFTVTPGTSSIGFTQAVTGSDASLNVDGVPISSATNTVSGAIAGVTLNLLSPTTAGAPASLSVSANSSDITSAVNQFVTDYNSTVSLLNQQYTFSSNSGSEGDLASDPTLISLQQTLGSIATYSAGAGSSGGVNTLSDLGITMNSDGTLAVDSTTLSSAISNDPSGVQNFLQGTALNGFANTANNALSSFTEPSDGAFTVDLNSMSAQNTDLTNEINNFETSYITPLQTSLTADYTTAEEALQTLPTQLAQIQAELGNTPSSTNG; from the coding sequence ATGAGTTCAGTATCGGCCCTCAACTCGCTGCTTTCTTCAAGCTCTGACAATACATCCGGCATTGATATCAGCAGTATTCTCGCAGCAATGGTAGGCGCACAGACTCCGGGCATCGATGTGAGTTCAGCCGTGAGTGCCGCGGTTACAGCGGCTCGTGCGCCAGAACAGGTTTGGGAAGCAGACCAGACGACACTCTCAAGTCAGTACAGCGAGCTTCAGTCGATTCAGTCTGCCGCGACGAGTCTTCAGACGGACATGCAGAACCTCAATTCTCTTTCTGGGCCACTCTCCGAGCGTACAGTCACGTCATCCGTCGCGAGCGCTGTCACAGCCACCGCTGCAGCCGGGACAACGTTAGGCAATCACCAGGTCACGGTCAACAGTCTCGCCACTAAGGCGTCGTGGTACTCCGATGAGCAGAGCAGTGCATCAGCGACTCTGCCCTCAGGTTCATTCACCATCACCACAAGCACAGGATCGACGACGGTCAATACTGGGAGTGGCGGCGATGCCTCGCTAAGTGACGTAGTTAGTGATATCAACTCTCAGAACCTTGGCGTTACCGCATCCGTTGTGACGGATGCCAATGGCGCGCGACTCTCCCTCGTCAGCGATACCTCGGGTAGTGGTGGAAACTTCACCGTTACGCCGGGGACTTCCAGCATCGGTTTTACGCAGGCAGTGACGGGAAGCGATGCTTCGCTCAATGTGGATGGCGTACCCATTAGCAGCGCCACCAACACTGTCTCGGGTGCGATTGCTGGAGTCACGCTAAATCTTCTATCGCCGACGACAGCCGGCGCACCCGCAAGTCTCTCGGTGTCTGCCAATTCCAGTGACATCACTTCGGCGGTCAATCAGTTTGTTACGGATTACAACAGCACGGTGAGCCTGCTAAATCAGCAGTACACCTTCAGTTCCAATTCTGGTTCCGAGGGTGATCTGGCTTCCGATCCGACACTCATCTCGTTGCAGCAGACGCTGGGCAGTATCGCCACTTACTCCGCAGGCGCAGGTTCCAGCGGCGGAGTCAATACGTTGAGCGATCTTGGTATCACGATGAACTCAGATGGCACCTTGGCAGTCGACTCCACAACTCTAAGCAGCGCTATCTCGAACGATCCCTCCGGAGTACAGAACTTCCTGCAGGGAACGGCCTTGAATGGTTTTGCGAATACAGCCAATAACGCTTTGAGTTCCTTCACCGAGCCGAGCGATGGTGCCTTTACCGTCGACCTAAACAGCATGTCTGCCCAGAACACGGACCTCACTAACGAGATCAACAACTTCGAGACGAGTTACATCACACCGCTGCAAACCTCGCTCACCGCGGACTATACAACCGCCGAAGAGGCCTTGCAGACTCTGCCAACACAGCTGGCTCAGATCCAGGCTGAACTGGGCAACACACCTTCTAGCACGAACGGATAA
- a CDS encoding flagellin, translating into MSLTILNNISDLTAENSLSMTQMNLQKTLTQLSTGMKINSGSDDAAGLSIANGMTANMAALTQSQQNANNGVGLLQTADGALSQVTTLLNRAVTLATEASSSGLTTGTNSQAAALNNEFQSILTEIDQIGNTTNFNGENVFSSNSPTSFLSTQASLTATTALTTGSTTTISDSATGGTFVFTAKAGDTVTDLENAVAGAVSAGTLSAGTTASLNGTGQLIVGPNTGDTGIQVSSNDAVLGAMEAVPGTSDNNTVFISDGTTSGAANTTITTTINSLSAAFLGLSGMDLNSTTDAQSALTAVNSAINLVSAQRGEIGASVNRLQAASTVMNTQVQNLQSATNSIQNADIGVTVANMTQYNILQSTGMAALQQSNQAQQSVLKLLQ; encoded by the coding sequence ATGTCACTCACAATCCTCAATAACATCTCCGACCTGACTGCAGAGAATTCTCTGTCCATGACACAGATGAATCTTCAGAAGACACTCACGCAGCTCTCTACTGGCATGAAGATCAACTCCGGTTCCGACGACGCGGCGGGCCTTTCGATCGCCAACGGCATGACGGCGAACATGGCTGCGCTCACGCAGTCGCAGCAGAACGCCAACAATGGTGTTGGGCTATTGCAGACGGCCGATGGAGCACTTTCACAGGTAACCACGCTACTGAACCGCGCCGTCACGCTCGCTACGGAGGCGTCATCCAGCGGCCTCACTACCGGTACGAACAGCCAGGCAGCGGCGCTCAACAATGAGTTTCAGTCCATCCTGACCGAGATCGATCAGATCGGCAATACCACAAACTTCAATGGTGAGAACGTGTTCTCCTCCAACTCGCCAACCAGCTTCCTCTCCACGCAGGCATCGCTTACCGCGACGACCGCATTGACTACTGGCTCGACCACAACCATCAGCGATTCGGCGACCGGAGGCACCTTCGTATTCACAGCGAAGGCTGGCGATACGGTTACCGATCTTGAAAATGCCGTGGCCGGCGCCGTCTCCGCAGGCACGCTGTCCGCAGGGACGACTGCTTCGCTCAACGGCACTGGTCAGCTTATCGTCGGCCCGAATACGGGCGATACGGGTATCCAGGTCAGCTCCAATGATGCGGTGCTTGGCGCGATGGAAGCGGTTCCTGGCACTAGCGACAACAACACGGTCTTCATCAGCGACGGCACGACGAGCGGCGCTGCCAACACAACCATCACCACCACTATCAACTCGCTTTCGGCCGCGTTTCTCGGTCTCAGCGGCATGGATCTTAACAGCACGACGGATGCACAGTCCGCACTGACCGCGGTCAACTCTGCGATCAACCTGGTTTCTGCACAGCGGGGTGAGATCGGCGCTTCTGTCAACCGACTGCAGGCCGCCAGCACGGTCATGAACACCCAGGTGCAGAACCTGCAGAGCGCCACTAACAGCATCCAGAATGCCGACATCGGCGTCACGGTTGCCAACATGACCCAGTACAACATTCTTCAGTCCACGGGAATGGCCGCACTTCAGCAGTCCAACCAGGCGCAGCAGAGTGTATTGAAGCTGCTGCAGTAG
- the flgL gene encoding flagellar hook-associated protein FlgL codes for MRVTSMMPDVQYAIQQSNQALSTALQQVSTGQRVSQLSDDPAASANMVRSLAASANVDQYTSNVTSLQSRLQSADSAISSVVTSLNQAITLGTEGANSTVNASDRSAIATQVQGILSTVVSLANTSYQGSYLFGGSASSSVPFTVDPANANSYIYNGNSTVNQAEVGDTTTVDSNIPGDQLFTTGTNVLGALSGLVTALQTGTSAQIGAATTAVSSAIDALDVQRAPLSNSISELNSQETYLSQEKITLSSQQTSLTGIDLAEAATNLSQADTAHTAILAAAAQALPTTLLSYLK; via the coding sequence ATGCGTGTGACCAGCATGATGCCTGACGTTCAATATGCGATCCAGCAGAGCAATCAAGCGCTCTCTACAGCACTTCAGCAGGTATCCACGGGCCAGCGGGTAAGCCAGCTTTCGGATGATCCCGCTGCGTCGGCGAATATGGTGCGGTCGCTCGCGGCCTCGGCCAATGTGGACCAGTACACTTCCAATGTGACTTCGTTGCAATCGCGCCTGCAGTCGGCCGACTCTGCAATCAGCTCGGTTGTCACTTCGTTGAATCAGGCGATCACGCTTGGCACGGAAGGTGCAAACTCTACAGTCAATGCCAGCGATCGTTCAGCCATTGCGACGCAGGTGCAGGGCATCCTCTCGACGGTGGTCTCGCTGGCTAATACCTCCTATCAAGGTTCCTATTTGTTTGGTGGATCGGCCTCAAGCTCGGTGCCGTTCACTGTAGATCCAGCGAACGCCAATAGCTATATCTACAACGGCAACAGCACCGTCAATCAGGCCGAGGTAGGCGACACGACCACAGTAGACAGCAACATCCCGGGTGACCAGCTCTTTACTACCGGGACGAACGTTCTGGGTGCCCTCAGTGGCCTCGTTACTGCATTGCAGACTGGAACATCCGCGCAGATAGGAGCAGCGACGACAGCTGTTAGCTCCGCAATTGACGCGCTCGATGTGCAGCGGGCGCCATTGAGCAACAGCATCAGCGAACTCAACTCGCAGGAGACCTATCTCAGCCAGGAGAAGATCACGCTCAGCTCTCAACAGACCTCGCTGACGGGCATTGATCTTGCAGAGGCCGCAACAAATTTATCCCAGGCTGACACCGCGCATACCGCCATCCTTGCGGCGGCTGCCCAGGCACTTCCCACAACTCTGCTGAGTTACCTGAAGTAG